A part of Zonotrichia leucophrys gambelii isolate GWCS_2022_RI chromosome 7, RI_Zleu_2.0, whole genome shotgun sequence genomic DNA contains:
- the HSPD1 gene encoding 60 kDa heat shock protein, mitochondrial produces the protein MLRLPTVLRQIRPVSRALAPHLTRAYAKDVKFGADARALMLQGVDLLADAVAVTMGPKGRTVIIEQSWGSPKVTKDGVTVAKAIDLKDKYKNIGAKLVQDVANNTNEEAGDGTTTATVLARAIAKEGFDKISKGANPVEIRRGVMLAVDAITAELKKLSKPVTTPEEIAQVATISANGDQEIGNIISDAMKKVGRKGVITVKDGKTLNDELEIIEGMKFDRGYISPYFINTTKGQKCEFQDAYVLISEKKISSVQSIVPALEIANANRKPLVIIAEDVDGEALSTLVLNRLKVGLQVVAVKAPGFGDNRKNQLKDMAIATGGAVFGEEGLNLNVEDIQPHDFGKVGEVIVTKDDTMLLKGKGEKGQIEKRIQEIIEQLEVTTSEYEKEKLNERLAKLSDGVAVLKVGGTSDVEVNEKKDRVTDALNATRAAVEEGIVPGGGCALLRCIPALDALTPANEDQKIGIEIIKRTLRIPAMTIAKNAGVEGSLIVEKILQSPSEVGYDAMLGDFVNMVEKGIIDPTKVVRTALMDAAGVASLLSTAEAVVTEVPKEEKEPAMGGMGGMGGGMGGGMF, from the exons ATGCTCCGTTTACCTACAGTACTCCGTCAGATAAGACCAGTGTCCAGAGCCCTCGCCCCCCATCTAACACGAGCCTATGCAAAAGATGTGAAGTTCGGAGCAGACGCAAGAGCTCTGATGCTACAAGGAGTAGATCTTTTAGCAGATGCTGTAGCTGTCACCATGGGGCCAAAG GGAAGAACAGTTATTATTGAACAAAGCTGGGGAAGTCCCAAAGTGACAAAAGATGGTGTGACAGTAGCAAAGGCAATTGACTTGAAAGACAAATACAAAAACATCGGCGCCAAGTTAGTCCAAGACGTTGCCAACAATACCAACGAGGAGGCAGGAGATGGAACCACTACTGCAACAGTCCTGGCACGAGCCATTGCCAAGGAGGGCTTTGACAAGATCAGCAAAGGAGCCAACCCTGTAGAAATCAGGAGGG GGGTGATGCTGGCAGTGGATGCCATCACAGCTGAACTGAAGAAGCTGTCAAAACCTGTTACAACTCCAGAAGAAATTGCACAG GTTGCCACAATATCAGCAAATGGAGATCAGGAAATTGGCAATATAATCTCTGATGCAATGAAAAAGGTTGGACGAAAGGGTGTGATCACTGTCAAG GATGGAAAGACTCTAAATGATGAACTGGAAATCATTGAGGGTATGAAATTCGACAGAGGCTACATCTCTCCATATTTTATTAACACAACTAAAG GGCAGAAATGTGAATTCCAGGACGCTTATGTTTTAAtcagtgaaaagaaaatctctAGTGTACAGTCCATAGTTCCTGCTCTTGAAATTGCCAATGCCAACCGCAAACCTTTGGTCATCATTGCTGAAGATGTTGATGGAGAAGCCCTCAGCACTCTAGTCTTGAACAG ACTGAAGGTTGGCCTTCAGGTTGTTGCTGTAAAAGCACCAGGTTTTGGTGATAACAGGAAAAACCAACTTAAGGACATGGCGATTGCTACTGGTGGTGCT GTGTTTGGAGAAGAGGGTTTGAACCTAAATGTGGAAGATATTCAGCCTCATGACTTTGGTAAAGTTGGAGAGGTCATTGTGACAAAAGATGACACCATGCTCCTCAAGGGGAAGGGTGAAAAGGGTCAGATTGAAAAACGCATTCAAGAAATAATTGAACAGCTAGAGGTTACCACCAGTGAAtatgaaaaagagaaactgaACGAGCGACTGGCCAAGCTGTCTGATGGAGTAGCAGTATTGAAG gtgGGCGGAACCAGCGATGTTGAGGTGAACGAGAAGAAGGACAGGGTCACCGACGCCCTGAACGCCACCCGTGCGGCTGTGGAGGAGGGCATCGTGCCAgggggtggctgtgccctgctgcgCTGCATCCCAGCCTTAGATGCCTTAACTCCAGCCAACGAGGATCAGAAAATTG GCATTGAAATAATCAAGAGAACACTGAGAATCCCAGCAATGACTATCGCAAAGAATGCCGGTGTTGAAGGATCATTGATAGTTGAAAAAATCCTGCAGAGCCCATCAGAAGTTGGCTACGATGCAATGCTTGGGGACTTTGTAAATATGGTAGAAAAAGGAATCATAGACCCAACTAAG GTTGTGAGAACTGCTCTGATGGATGCCGCGGGTGTTGCATCTCTCCTATCAACAGCAGAGGCAGTGGTGACTGAAGTTcctaaagaagaaaaggagcCGGCAATGGGAGGAATGGGTGGGATGGGTGGAGGAATGGGAGGTGGCATGTTCTAA
- the LOC135450143 gene encoding 10 kDa heat shock protein, mitochondrial isoform X2 has protein sequence MAGKAFRKFLPLFDRVLVERCAAETVTKGGIMIPEKSQGKVLQATVVAVGSGGRGKNGEIQPVSVKVGEKVLLPEYGGTKIVLEDKDYYLFRDGDILGKYVD, from the exons ATG gcaggaaaagcatTTAGGAAATTTCTTCCCCTCTTTGATCGTGTACTGGTTGAGCGATGTGCAGCAGAGACAGTAACCAAAGGAGGAATCATGATaccagaaaaatcccaagggaAGGTACTACAAGCAACAGTAGTAGCAGTTGGATCTGGAGGCAGAGGAAAG aatgGTGAGATTCAGCCAGTGAGTGTAAAAGTTGGTGAAAAGGTTTTGCTCCCAGAATATGGTGGTACTAAGATCGTACTGGAAGATAAG GACTACTACTTGTTTAGAGATGGTGACATTCTTGGGAAATATGTGGACTAA